In Persicimonas caeni, a single window of DNA contains:
- a CDS encoding peptidylprolyl isomerase: MTVACSSSPEVPDQKQGKQHKYKSTQEGESADKAGQTEGAKEKEQTAQAGDAQEEGKIPTAEGPIAHIDGEPVSAETFNTEMKKIVDSGQFPVQLLSQVKDQIISKIVDRELIDRAVEKADIEVSEEKLEERVQEIRAQFEEANAKLNGQMGSLDDMVKNLGITKEEFRDSVRESLAIEQLLVKRGMEYPSDEEVKSFYEENKEAFNRPEQVHARHILIKVEPEADEAAWEKAHKEALEIRKKATAKGTDFAKLAEEHSQGPSANQGGDLGWFGRGRMVPEFEEVAFNLEKGQVSEPVKTQFGWHLVKKVDEREAGTVAYDEVKDQLENKLRNQRVQQALQSLLSDLRANTKVELHPENVK, from the coding sequence ATGACCGTTGCTTGCTCCTCCTCGCCGGAGGTGCCCGATCAGAAGCAGGGCAAGCAGCACAAGTACAAGTCGACGCAGGAAGGCGAGTCGGCCGACAAGGCCGGTCAGACCGAGGGCGCCAAAGAGAAAGAGCAGACCGCCCAGGCCGGCGACGCCCAAGAAGAGGGCAAGATTCCGACCGCCGAGGGCCCCATCGCCCACATCGACGGGGAGCCGGTGAGCGCGGAGACGTTCAACACCGAGATGAAGAAGATCGTCGACTCGGGTCAGTTTCCGGTCCAGCTGCTGAGCCAGGTCAAAGACCAGATCATCAGCAAGATCGTCGACCGCGAGCTCATCGACCGCGCCGTCGAGAAGGCCGATATCGAGGTGAGCGAAGAGAAGCTCGAGGAGCGCGTCCAAGAGATCCGCGCCCAGTTCGAGGAGGCCAACGCCAAGCTCAACGGCCAGATGGGCTCGCTCGACGACATGGTCAAGAACCTCGGCATCACCAAAGAAGAGTTCCGTGACTCGGTGCGCGAGTCGCTTGCCATCGAGCAACTTCTGGTCAAGCGCGGCATGGAGTATCCGAGCGACGAGGAAGTCAAGAGCTTCTACGAGGAGAACAAAGAGGCGTTCAATCGCCCCGAGCAGGTGCACGCGCGCCACATCCTCATCAAAGTCGAGCCCGAAGCCGACGAGGCTGCTTGGGAGAAGGCTCACAAAGAGGCCCTCGAGATTCGTAAGAAGGCGACCGCCAAGGGCACCGACTTCGCCAAGCTCGCCGAGGAGCACTCGCAGGGCCCGTCGGCTAACCAGGGCGGCGATCTGGGCTGGTTCGGCCGCGGCCGCATGGTCCCCGAATTCGAGGAGGTCGCCTTCAACCTCGAGAAGGGCCAGGTCTCCGAGCCGGTCAAAACCCAGTTCGGCTGGCACCTCGTTAAGAAGGTCGACGAGCGCGAGGCTGGTACGGTGGCTTACGACGAGGTCAAAGACCAACTCGAGAACAAGCTTCGCAACCAGCGCGTCCAGCAGGCGCTCCAAAGCCTGTTGAGCGACCTGCGCGCGAACACCAAAGTCGAGCTTCACCCCGAGAACGTGAAGTGA
- a CDS encoding ChuX/HutX family heme-like substrate-binding protein → MTVDETNFFAAGEARHAVRLRPDWAELVEAFQELGPVEVRTENRSVSHIKRGEFDNVSFEGPIGLVLAGDIDLRLFTHHWKWARAVRSEAKDAIEIYDGYGRCVFEVRCVGRCDAQAFVSLVDAFAAEEFESVEPDELPDEPPMQVEDVDDETAASFAQAWRDMEDTHEFFGMLREHGLERHVALELAPDGFAVEAEDGALHRVFELAEASQTPIMVFVSSGGCVQIHTGTVRVEHLDEAGMRVEGPNFELWVDRTQLADAWVVEKPTVDGIVTSLEVFDRRSEMAFQVFGERKPGKPELEAWRKIVAQLAP, encoded by the coding sequence ATGACAGTCGATGAGACGAACTTCTTTGCCGCCGGCGAGGCGCGCCACGCGGTACGGCTGCGCCCCGATTGGGCGGAGTTGGTCGAAGCTTTCCAGGAACTCGGGCCGGTCGAGGTGCGCACCGAGAACCGCTCGGTGTCCCACATCAAGCGCGGCGAGTTCGACAACGTGAGCTTCGAGGGGCCGATCGGGCTCGTGCTCGCCGGTGATATCGACCTGCGCCTCTTCACCCATCACTGGAAGTGGGCCCGGGCGGTTCGCTCCGAGGCGAAAGACGCCATCGAGATCTACGATGGCTACGGGCGTTGCGTCTTCGAGGTGCGCTGTGTGGGGCGTTGCGACGCGCAAGCCTTTGTGAGCCTCGTCGACGCATTCGCCGCCGAGGAGTTCGAGTCGGTCGAGCCCGACGAGCTTCCCGACGAGCCGCCCATGCAGGTCGAGGACGTCGACGACGAGACCGCCGCGTCGTTCGCCCAGGCGTGGCGCGACATGGAAGACACCCACGAGTTCTTCGGCATGCTGCGCGAGCACGGCCTCGAGCGCCACGTCGCCCTCGAGTTGGCGCCCGACGGGTTCGCGGTCGAGGCCGAAGACGGGGCGCTGCATCGGGTATTCGAGCTCGCCGAGGCGTCGCAGACGCCGATCATGGTGTTCGTGTCGAGCGGCGGCTGCGTCCAGATCCACACCGGCACGGTGCGCGTCGAGCACCTCGACGAGGCGGGCATGCGCGTGGAGGGGCCGAATTTCGAGCTCTGGGTCGACCGCACCCAGCTTGCGGACGCGTGGGTGGTCGAGAAGCCGACCGTCGACGGCATCGTGACCTCGTTGGAGGTATTCGACCGACGCTCGGAGATGGCTTTTCAGGTGTTCGGGGAGCGCAAGCCGGGTAAGCCGGAGCTCGAGGCGTGGCGGAAGATTGTGGCGCAATTGGCGCCGTAG
- a CDS encoding heme ABC transporter ATP-binding protein has protein sequence MSFIAKNVTVTAGAKTLVRDAALVCAPGEVVAMIGPNGAGKSTLLSALARRREAAGDVRLDGRALGDWPGDALARRRGVLSQEHHMPFGFSVREVVEMGLLPWRAVAGGPARVRTLDYLEAVGLRRFAHRKYPTLSGGEKRRVQLARVMVQLRALEAVDEARYLLLDEPLASLDIAESARVLTLIRRLADRGLGVVSVFHDLNAAASVADRVVLMRGGEIVAAGPPSVCLNATELEACFGAPVAVSADESGRPHIRAQLSF, from the coding sequence ATGAGCTTCATCGCGAAGAACGTGACCGTCACCGCGGGCGCCAAGACGCTGGTGCGAGACGCCGCGCTTGTGTGTGCCCCGGGCGAGGTCGTGGCCATGATTGGACCCAACGGGGCGGGCAAGTCGACGCTGTTGTCGGCGCTGGCTCGACGCCGCGAGGCCGCCGGCGATGTTCGCCTCGACGGGCGCGCGCTCGGTGATTGGCCAGGCGACGCGCTCGCCCGGCGCCGAGGCGTCTTGAGCCAAGAGCACCACATGCCCTTTGGCTTCTCGGTGCGCGAGGTGGTCGAGATGGGGCTATTGCCGTGGCGCGCCGTCGCTGGAGGGCCCGCGCGGGTGCGCACCCTCGATTATCTGGAGGCCGTCGGGCTGCGCCGTTTCGCTCACCGCAAATACCCGACGCTGTCGGGCGGCGAGAAGCGCCGGGTCCAACTAGCGAGGGTGATGGTCCAGCTTCGCGCGCTCGAAGCGGTCGACGAGGCTCGCTACCTGCTGCTCGACGAGCCGCTGGCCAGCCTCGACATCGCCGAATCGGCGCGTGTGCTGACCCTGATTCGCCGGCTCGCAGACCGCGGGCTGGGCGTGGTGAGCGTCTTTCACGACCTCAACGCCGCGGCCAGCGTGGCCGACCGGGTCGTGTTGATGCGCGGCGGTGAGATCGTGGCCGCCGGACCGCCTTCCGTATGTCTCAATGCCACGGAGCTCGAGGCGTGCTTCGGCGCGCCGGTTGCGGTGTCGGCCGACGAGAGCGGGCGGCCACATATCCGAGCCCAACTATCGTTTTAG
- a CDS encoding FecCD family ABC transporter permease, translated as MSAGVSNQGARGRRFGVGDAPAAYLLGAGVVAAAILGLVIGAADVTLGQIAAVIGAKLGVTASPGAQVEVIVWSIRLPRVLMGVCVGAGLALCGAALQGMFRNPLADPGLIGVSSGAAAGAATAVVAGWALESLFGWMQLGWIPQSLLLPAAAFVGGLAATLVVYRIATNNGRTSVATMLLAGIAVNAAAGSIIGLLTYAADEAELRSLTLWTLGSLGSADWAQLAVCASCLGVAGWMLVRRADEFDALLLGEHEARDLGVDVAELERRIVVISAVVVGASVAFTGLIGFVGLVAPHIVRLWRGPSHRHVLGLSMLLGALLLVCADTVSRTVVAPAELPIGIVTSLVGAPFFLYLLVRRRSEYYL; from the coding sequence ATGAGCGCGGGAGTGAGCAATCAGGGGGCCCGTGGGCGGCGCTTCGGGGTCGGTGATGCGCCTGCGGCGTACCTGTTGGGGGCGGGCGTCGTCGCCGCGGCGATCCTGGGGCTGGTCATCGGCGCGGCGGACGTCACGCTGGGCCAGATCGCGGCCGTGATCGGCGCGAAGCTCGGGGTGACGGCGTCGCCGGGGGCGCAAGTCGAGGTCATCGTCTGGTCGATCCGGCTGCCGCGAGTGCTCATGGGCGTGTGCGTCGGCGCGGGGCTGGCGCTGTGCGGAGCGGCGTTGCAGGGGATGTTTCGCAACCCGCTGGCCGATCCCGGGCTCATCGGCGTGTCGAGCGGGGCGGCGGCGGGCGCGGCAACAGCGGTGGTCGCCGGTTGGGCGCTCGAGTCCCTATTTGGCTGGATGCAGCTCGGCTGGATACCGCAGTCGCTGTTGCTGCCCGCGGCCGCGTTTGTGGGCGGCCTCGCTGCGACCCTCGTCGTCTACCGGATCGCGACGAATAACGGGCGCACCTCGGTGGCCACGATGCTGCTCGCCGGCATCGCGGTCAACGCGGCGGCCGGCTCGATCATCGGCCTGTTGACCTACGCCGCCGACGAGGCCGAGCTGCGAAGCCTGACGTTGTGGACGCTCGGAAGCCTGGGCTCGGCCGACTGGGCGCAGCTCGCGGTGTGCGCGAGTTGCCTGGGCGTGGCCGGATGGATGCTCGTTCGCCGCGCCGACGAGTTCGATGCGCTGTTGCTGGGCGAACACGAGGCGCGCGACCTGGGCGTCGACGTCGCCGAGCTCGAGCGGCGTATCGTGGTGATCAGTGCGGTGGTCGTGGGGGCGTCGGTCGCCTTTACGGGGCTCATCGGCTTCGTCGGCCTCGTCGCGCCGCATATCGTGCGGCTGTGGCGTGGGCCGAGCCACCGCCACGTGCTCGGCCTGTCGATGTTGCTGGGCGCGCTGCTCTTGGTCTGCGCCGACACCGTCTCGCGCACGGTGGTCGCCCCCGCCGAACTCCCCATTGGGATCGTCACCTCCTTGGTGGGCGCGCCGTTCTTTCTGTACCTGCTCGTTCGCCGCCGCTCGGAGTACTACCTATGA
- a CDS encoding heme/hemin ABC transporter substrate-binding protein: MSMVNDMTRKGLIWSACLVLLGAGMLGCDKSAPASEKGVEQGAEASAEAAKENPVEEPAEKQRIVSLGGTVTEIVYALGAGDAVVAVDKSSVYPEATEELRTLDLFRTVSAEAVLSHEPTLVVATDAANPDGAFERIEKAGVKVLRLTADETVDAAKARISKLGEALGKEGAAKELLATLDAELAEAKSVAEACDKPAKALFMYARGRGTTFVAGKDTSASRMIELAGATHVPGNIEGFKPMTAEAVLEANPDTVLMTGSGLKSMGGVEGLRGVKGLSETAAVEEGRVVTMGDLELLGFGPRTGQAAAKLAKKLCLDEAQASNAAE, translated from the coding sequence ATGTCTATGGTCAACGACATGACTCGAAAAGGTCTGATTTGGTCCGCCTGCTTGGTGTTGCTCGGCGCGGGGATGCTCGGGTGCGACAAGAGCGCGCCCGCCAGTGAGAAGGGCGTCGAGCAAGGCGCCGAAGCGAGTGCCGAGGCCGCCAAGGAGAACCCTGTAGAAGAGCCCGCCGAAAAGCAGCGCATCGTCTCGCTGGGGGGCACGGTCACCGAGATCGTGTACGCGCTCGGTGCAGGGGACGCGGTCGTCGCGGTCGACAAGTCGAGCGTCTATCCGGAGGCGACCGAGGAGCTTCGCACCCTCGACCTGTTTCGGACGGTCTCGGCCGAGGCGGTCTTGTCGCACGAGCCGACGCTGGTGGTCGCCACCGACGCCGCCAACCCCGACGGGGCGTTCGAGCGCATCGAAAAGGCGGGGGTGAAAGTGCTTCGGCTGACGGCCGACGAGACGGTCGACGCCGCCAAGGCGCGAATCTCCAAGCTCGGTGAGGCGCTCGGCAAAGAAGGCGCCGCCAAAGAGCTCCTCGCGACGCTCGACGCCGAGCTCGCCGAGGCGAAGTCGGTCGCCGAAGCGTGTGACAAGCCGGCGAAGGCCCTCTTTATGTACGCACGCGGACGCGGCACGACGTTTGTGGCCGGCAAGGACACTTCGGCGTCGCGCATGATCGAGCTGGCCGGGGCGACGCACGTGCCCGGCAACATCGAGGGCTTCAAGCCGATGACCGCCGAGGCCGTGCTCGAGGCGAACCCCGACACCGTGCTGATGACCGGCAGCGGCCTGAAGAGCATGGGCGGCGTCGAGGGGCTTCGCGGGGTCAAGGGCTTGAGCGAGACGGCCGCGGTCGAAGAGGGCCGGGTGGTGACGATGGGAGATCTGGAGCTTCTCGGCTTCGGCCCGCGCACCGGCCAGGCCGCCGCCAAGCTCGCCAAGAAGCTGTGTCTCGACGAGGCGCAGGCCTCCAACGCCGCGGAGTGA
- a CDS encoding TonB-dependent receptor plug domain-containing protein, whose protein sequence is MRSWVGLVIFVAVLVSTTLGWTADALAQDVVVIPEVDVEAEREAPEEDAAAPERTDEISEEDINRRQTWRLGDALAWLTSATPVDSTGTSSGLIVDGLPAAQLQVTEDGMPVSRPVGGPDGPSVDLDSLSLAGRGVERVEVHRGMGPPGSGPASGVVVQLHREKLPTGLGLSLQTAGRTLAGRPVDSFPTLALGAARAGWGAERVDVQLRASASRHDGVDVNSDGQLDSADERDYGFGARSVWRPSANSKDSLVVDVSYANNVTEGAFGPTSVLRDLVDTEQVVGRVLGEWRSADGFSLEHKTQFDVYDHQFSKRVLQSGFERLKADTGQLRGVQDVLVQQSVGRHLLGVELYGSLERVTRTGETGELPTVDRLHGGLGLSDTWMPTSAVEVSGRLWGDVHTDFEAGWMADVGVGWQATDALQLRASASRTRRLPTAEELFLFFDHSEVGYKVSGNPDLRPERLWSARAGARVAPADELELDAEVYYHRLDDLITTAQTADLAGTSPTFTYTNVARAHTAGGRLSLGARELFGGVDLRVSYSYLPLAEDLDTGERLELRTHHQVLVEMKRDWLDERLQTWLDARSRSALSVPSGSPGAPAYVLLGAGVGWKPADDFLVRLDADNLLDQTNATWGPKTGLSVLASVEYHYHSNDRTTGEE, encoded by the coding sequence ATGCGTTCGTGGGTCGGCCTCGTCATCTTTGTTGCGGTCCTGGTCTCTACGACCTTGGGGTGGACCGCCGATGCGCTCGCGCAAGACGTGGTGGTGATCCCCGAGGTCGACGTCGAGGCCGAGCGCGAGGCGCCCGAAGAGGACGCGGCGGCGCCCGAGCGGACCGACGAGATCTCCGAGGAAGACATCAACCGTCGCCAGACCTGGCGGCTGGGCGATGCGCTCGCGTGGCTCACCTCGGCGACGCCGGTCGACTCGACCGGGACGAGCTCGGGGCTCATCGTCGACGGCCTCCCCGCAGCACAATTACAAGTTACCGAGGACGGCATGCCGGTCTCACGACCGGTGGGCGGGCCCGACGGGCCGTCGGTCGACCTCGATTCGCTCAGCCTCGCCGGTCGCGGGGTCGAGCGCGTCGAGGTGCACCGCGGCATGGGCCCCCCTGGCAGCGGACCTGCCAGCGGCGTCGTCGTCCAGTTGCACCGAGAGAAGCTACCCACTGGCCTGGGCCTCTCGCTGCAGACGGCCGGCCGCACCCTCGCGGGGCGGCCGGTCGACTCCTTCCCCACGCTCGCGCTCGGCGCGGCTCGGGCAGGCTGGGGCGCCGAGCGGGTCGACGTGCAGCTTCGGGCGAGCGCGAGCCGCCACGACGGCGTCGACGTCAACAGTGACGGCCAGCTCGATTCGGCCGACGAGCGCGACTACGGATTCGGCGCGCGGTCGGTGTGGCGCCCGTCCGCCAACTCGAAGGACTCGCTCGTCGTCGACGTCTCCTACGCCAACAACGTCACCGAAGGAGCGTTCGGGCCCACGAGCGTGCTGCGCGACCTCGTAGACACCGAGCAGGTCGTCGGGCGGGTGCTCGGCGAGTGGCGCTCGGCGGATGGATTTTCGCTCGAGCACAAGACGCAATTCGACGTCTACGACCATCAATTTTCCAAGCGCGTGCTCCAGAGCGGGTTCGAGCGCCTCAAAGCCGACACCGGCCAGCTTCGCGGCGTCCAAGACGTCCTCGTCCAGCAGTCCGTCGGCCGGCACCTGTTGGGCGTCGAGCTGTACGGCTCGCTCGAGCGGGTCACGCGCACCGGCGAGACCGGCGAGCTCCCCACCGTCGACCGGCTGCACGGGGGCCTGGGGCTGTCGGACACGTGGATGCCGACCTCGGCCGTCGAGGTGAGCGGCAGGTTGTGGGGAGACGTGCACACCGACTTCGAGGCGGGGTGGATGGCCGACGTCGGCGTGGGTTGGCAGGCGACCGACGCGCTGCAGCTTCGCGCGTCGGCCTCGCGCACCCGCAGGTTGCCGACCGCCGAGGAGCTCTTCTTGTTCTTCGATCACTCCGAGGTCGGCTACAAAGTGAGCGGCAACCCCGATCTGCGGCCCGAGCGGCTGTGGTCGGCGCGCGCCGGCGCTCGTGTGGCCCCCGCCGACGAGCTCGAACTCGACGCCGAGGTCTACTACCACCGGCTCGACGACCTGATCACGACCGCTCAGACGGCCGACCTGGCCGGCACGAGCCCGACGTTCACCTATACCAACGTGGCCCGCGCCCACACCGCCGGAGGGCGGCTGAGTCTGGGCGCCCGCGAACTCTTCGGCGGCGTCGACCTGCGGGTGAGCTACTCGTACCTGCCTCTGGCCGAAGACCTCGACACCGGCGAGCGCCTGGAGCTTCGCACCCATCACCAGGTGCTCGTGGAGATGAAGCGCGACTGGCTCGACGAGCGCCTGCAGACCTGGCTCGACGCCCGGTCGCGCTCGGCGTTGTCGGTCCCGAGCGGATCGCCCGGAGCGCCTGCGTACGTGCTCCTCGGGGCCGGCGTGGGGTGGAAGCCCGCCGATGACTTTTTGGTCCGCCTCGACGCGGACAATTTGCTCGACCAGACCAACGCGACCTGGGGTCCGAAGACGGGCCTGAGTGTGCTCGCCTCGGTCGAATATCACTATCACAGCAACGATCGCACAACTGGAGAAGAATGA
- a CDS encoding HmuY family protein → MALSLAACGGDDDNATHNATTDTGLTEDAAAAADAGGEDVADETGEDASTGEDAAACSPEDVAAAQVAQNATVNDGAVSFGADGDVQTATVEAASGGVQNAAGESFIYVDLDAAAKLELSDAEAFEDDVWDLAFRRTVIRLNSADSGPGNWMVSRIDKGWAEATQPPGTDAEWAQDDFVTDACELVTEGRDTIKTGFGTWYEYDPSTHSVSVPESTTWAMYNMSTHAVVKFGIDAYADGTYDIRWGGFE, encoded by the coding sequence ATGGCGCTCTCGCTCGCCGCTTGCGGCGGAGACGACGATAACGCGACCCATAACGCGACCACCGACACCGGCCTGACCGAGGACGCCGCCGCCGCCGCCGACGCCGGCGGCGAGGACGTCGCAGACGAGACGGGCGAGGATGCCTCGACAGGCGAGGATGCCGCGGCGTGCTCGCCCGAAGACGTCGCCGCCGCGCAGGTGGCTCAGAACGCGACCGTCAACGACGGGGCGGTGAGCTTCGGCGCCGACGGCGACGTGCAGACCGCTACGGTCGAGGCGGCCTCCGGCGGCGTGCAGAACGCCGCCGGCGAGTCGTTCATCTACGTCGACCTCGACGCGGCGGCGAAGCTCGAGCTGTCCGACGCCGAGGCCTTCGAGGACGACGTGTGGGACTTGGCCTTCCGGCGCACGGTCATTCGCCTGAACAGCGCCGACTCCGGGCCGGGCAACTGGATGGTCAGCCGCATCGACAAGGGGTGGGCGGAGGCGACGCAGCCTCCCGGCACCGACGCCGAGTGGGCGCAGGACGACTTCGTGACCGACGCGTGCGAGCTGGTGACCGAGGGGCGCGACACGATCAAGACCGGCTTCGGCACCTGGTACGAGTACGACCCGTCGACGCACTCGGTGTCGGTGCCCGAGTCGACGACCTGGGCGATGTACAACATGTCGACCCACGCGGTCGTGAAGTTTGGCATCGATGCGTACGCCGACGGCACCTACGACATTCGTTGGGGAGGGTTCGAATGA
- the uvrC gene encoding excinuclease ABC subunit UvrC, which yields MKKFDYEAKIEVVPHEPGCYLMRDKRGKIVYIGKAKDLKNRVRSYFRASGDTRAFVARLPYVLGDIEYIVTANEKEAIILENTLIKEHKPKYNVQLKDDKNFLSLRINMKHAWPRVDVVRKQKKDGAKYFGPYHSASAIRRTLKVLNKYFRLRTCPDSVLNNRSRPCLQYQIKRCPGPCVFDIDRDTYMQHVQEAVMFLEGRGDELVDGLRDKMMQASEELEYELAAHYRDQIQAISKVLEQQVAVTTNQVDRDAFGFYREGDRLTLQILFIRSGKLEGARSFSYKDQTFPDEEVLSSFLNLYYSSGNDLPQEVLLPIEFEESEVESFEELFSEMAGRRVYLHSPKRGQKKALVDTAMTNAKHSFEDEHDKEDRAKDLLDKLGGALGLRNYPERIECYDVSNMQGKQIVGSRVCFIGGQPEKSEYRHYKMRSVDAQDDFASMREMLMRRFTKVVEEGDDAPDLVVIDGGKGQLGQAESVFEDLGIHDIDLIALAKARNDKVGFQDPEITSSPERVFKPGRKNPIILKQNSAEMYLLQRVRDEAHNFAINFHKRLRRKQTLRSSLEDVPGVGPKTRKNLLRHFGSLKKIKDASVEQLAEVDGVGQATAEEIRTYFNGPA from the coding sequence ATGAAGAAGTTCGATTACGAAGCAAAAATCGAGGTCGTCCCCCACGAGCCGGGCTGTTACTTGATGCGCGATAAGCGCGGCAAGATCGTGTATATCGGCAAGGCCAAGGACCTCAAAAACAGGGTGCGCAGCTACTTTCGAGCCTCGGGCGACACGCGCGCGTTCGTGGCCCGGCTGCCGTATGTGCTCGGCGACATCGAGTACATCGTTACGGCCAACGAGAAAGAAGCGATCATCCTCGAAAATACGCTCATCAAGGAGCACAAGCCCAAGTACAACGTCCAGCTCAAGGACGACAAAAACTTCCTGTCGCTGCGCATCAACATGAAGCACGCGTGGCCGCGGGTCGACGTGGTGCGCAAGCAGAAAAAAGACGGGGCGAAGTATTTCGGGCCGTATCACTCGGCGAGCGCGATTCGGCGCACGCTCAAGGTGCTGAACAAGTATTTTCGGCTGCGCACCTGCCCCGACTCGGTGCTCAACAACCGCAGCCGGCCGTGTCTGCAGTACCAGATCAAGCGTTGTCCGGGGCCGTGCGTCTTCGACATCGACCGCGACACGTACATGCAGCACGTCCAGGAGGCGGTGATGTTCCTGGAGGGGCGCGGCGACGAGTTGGTCGACGGGCTGCGCGACAAGATGATGCAGGCCAGCGAGGAGCTCGAGTACGAGCTGGCGGCGCATTACCGCGACCAGATCCAGGCGATTAGCAAGGTGCTCGAGCAGCAGGTGGCGGTGACCACCAACCAGGTCGACCGCGACGCGTTCGGGTTCTATCGCGAGGGCGACCGGCTCACCCTGCAGATCTTGTTCATCCGCTCGGGCAAGCTCGAGGGGGCGCGCTCGTTTAGCTACAAGGACCAGACCTTCCCCGACGAGGAGGTCCTGTCGAGCTTTTTGAACCTGTATTACAGCTCCGGAAACGACTTGCCCCAGGAGGTCTTGCTGCCCATCGAGTTCGAGGAGAGCGAGGTGGAGAGCTTCGAGGAACTCTTCAGCGAGATGGCCGGCCGCCGGGTGTACCTGCACTCGCCCAAGCGCGGGCAGAAGAAGGCGCTCGTCGACACCGCGATGACCAACGCCAAGCACTCCTTCGAGGACGAGCACGACAAGGAAGACCGCGCCAAAGACCTGCTCGACAAGCTCGGCGGCGCGCTCGGGCTGCGCAATTACCCCGAGCGCATCGAGTGCTACGACGTCTCCAACATGCAGGGAAAGCAGATTGTCGGCTCGCGGGTCTGCTTCATTGGCGGCCAGCCCGAAAAGAGCGAGTACCGCCACTACAAGATGCGCTCGGTCGACGCCCAGGACGACTTCGCCAGCATGCGCGAGATGCTCATGCGCCGGTTCACCAAGGTGGTCGAGGAGGGCGATGACGCCCCCGATCTGGTGGTCATCGACGGCGGTAAAGGCCAGCTCGGCCAGGCCGAGAGCGTCTTCGAGGACTTGGGTATCCACGACATCGACCTCATCGCGCTTGCCAAGGCCCGAAACGACAAGGTCGGCTTCCAGGATCCCGAGATCACCTCGAGCCCCGAGCGTGTCTTCAAGCCGGGGCGCAAAAACCCGATCATCCTCAAGCAGAACAGCGCCGAGATGTACCTCTTGCAGCGGGTGCGCGACGAGGCGCACAATTTTGCGATCAACTTCCACAAGCGCCTTCGCCGCAAGCAGACGCTTCGCTCGAGCCTCGAGGATGTGCCCGGCGTGGGGCCGAAGACTCGCAAGAACCTCTTGCGGCATTTCGGCAGCCTCAAAAAGATCAAAGACGCCTCGGTCGAGCAACTCGCCGAGGTCGACGGGGTGGGGCAGGCGACGGCCGAGGAGATCCGGACGTATTTCAACGGGCCGGCGTGA